A portion of the Vespa velutina chromosome 5, iVesVel2.1, whole genome shotgun sequence genome contains these proteins:
- the LOC124949139 gene encoding chymotrypsin inhibitor-like, translating into MYRLSTIIFLLSVSIACIDFASANCGPNSFYSDCGSICPITCENYNDPPKICADVCIRKCVCEQGYILNKEGKCVLPCEC; encoded by the exons ATGTATCGCCTTTCAACGATCATCTTTCTACTTTCCGTATCTATCGCAT GTATAGATTTCGCGTCAGCCAATTGCGGACCTAACTCTTTTTATTCCGATTGTGGTAGCATATGTCCTATCACATGTGAGAACTATAATGATCCACCTAAAATCTGTGCTGAc GTATGTATAAGAAAATGTGTATGCGAACAAGGATATATATTgaacaaagaaggaaaatgcGTTTTACCATGTGAAtgttaa